In Cryptomeria japonica chromosome 1, Sugi_1.0, whole genome shotgun sequence, the sequence GGAAGAGTTAATCCTTGAGATTTATGTATGGTTAATGCCCATGCCAATCTCAATGGTAGTTGAAGCGTTCTGCCTTTCTGAATAGGTGTTACTGGAATTGTACTCGGATGATGATCTTCAAAAGGTAATCCAGAATAGTTATCAAACTCAACCATCACATAAGTGGGCGGTTCAAGTGGAGCACTTCTTGGTTTGTAGACAATCTTTTGAATATATCCCAGTGCTCCATTTACAAGACCAACTTGAATCCAAAGATTTGAAGTGAGCATGACCCTTGAATTCTTGCTGATCAATAATTCTAGTTCAAGTTCACCACTTGAACAATCTTCTACTATATTAACACTCCCCGCTTTTGTGGCAACACTACGTGCAATAGGTTGCTTCAACAAATGTAACATTTTCTTATTATGGTTATGAACGTTGTCATTTGTAGAGAACAAATGGACCGTATTATCGAAGTCAACATTATTTGCAGCATCCATGTTTGCAGGGATCCTTGTCATCAACAATTTCCAATCTTCTATTTGTGGGTTTGCATCTCGTAGATTCGTCAGCAACTGACAAAATCTCCGTTGTTCGAAATTTTCCCCATTTTGTCTAAATATCTTATCTAAAGTTACTACAGTCTTGAATTCCCCCCATAGTAACTTTTCTCGTCTGTTGCTATCATATGCTGGTCTATCATTGACTGGAGGCAATTGACCCAAATCTCCTACCAAAATAATAGATATACCTAAAAAATAATTAGCAACAATTATTTTAATAAACTTATAGTAATAATCTTATAATTTAGTATAAATGATTCATATAATTGAAACCATTTTTTTGTCATGGATTCTAACAATTAAAATAAATACTTGCAAAACTTATTTGTGCATTTTGTGGGAATGCTTGTCGGAGTCGTGAATCTATATTTTCCAACATGTTTTGTCCAATgaaactcatttcatcaatcaaaatctATTTGATATGTGCCATCTCCTCCTGAAAGCTTGAGAGTCTTGTTCCTTCTAGTTGAGAAAAATCTCGTATCGGAATTCTCAATTTTGAATGTACCATAGAGGCTCCTATATTGAATGCAGCTACCCCTGTTGGCACAAGCAATAGAAGGGGAGAAGGGGACGACATTGCTGCATTCTCAAGAGCCTGACTAATGGCACCAATCAAATATGACTTTCCCGTCCCTGCTGTCCCTTGAATTATCATGAATAATGGCACTTCAATTTAATTCCTTTGGTAGTGTGCCATAATTATGTCAATTGCTTTTTGTTGGTTATTACTAAGGGTTGTGTAATTGATACATTGGGGTATATCATCATATATTAGGCAGCCATGATTTTTCATGTTAATTATGAAATTGGTTGCCCCTGTCGTGTACTCTTCACCTTGGTAATCGACAGACCAATCTGTATGCCTATCAATGTCTCTTCTACCCAACATATCTATTTCTGAAAATTGTATATTCTATCCTCGATGCAATCTAGATATAATTTTCCATTCATGCTCTGTGGTATTTCCACGGATAGTCTCATCATCATAAATTTCAAAATCAATtatactttcaacattttcttcagtTGTTATTCATTCCACATGCCAGGGATTATAAGTGAATGACTCCCACTTTGCAATTATAGCTCCATCATCATTATCGATATCTCTTTCTATTTCACGGAATGGTTTGTATAGcatcaaatttaataaaaaaaagtcAATCCGTTTGCTTGATCCACATTTAGGGATGTAAACAAACCTAGGAAAACCTCTCACAATTGCTGCTCTTTGTCTGGGCTCCCATTTGTTGTCTCTTCTTCTTTTAGGATTATATATCCATGATCTAGCTGCATCAATCAAGGATACACCTTCCATACAAAATGGCCTTGTTCTGTATCCGGCTATAAAAGAATTTGCTTGTTCTTTATTGCTTTCTTCATCAGTTATAGTCACCGGTTTGAACACTTCATGTGAGACATTTAGGTTAACAGATTTTCTATTGCTTTCTACCAATGGAAGTTCTAATAGCATGTGACATGTTTCTTGTGCTCCGATGTCCCTTTCTATCATTGTCTAAGTTAGAAACCTTCTATATGCGTGGGTAGCTAAATTGTCAGGATCTTCCATGTTGGAGAGACACATCAACATTTGATGGTATGTTTCTGAGCTTTTCTCTGCTTTTGCAACACACTTTGCAATATATTTGATCACTGCCTATTTTGAAAGAACAGGTTCCCAATCTATGTTTACTCTCCATAACTACAATATGTGACGATTATGTGTATTCACTCTGTCATCATTCCTAGCTGGTTCAAATTTTCTTTCACCTATTTCTATGTCTTCATATACTTTGGATCCTCTCAGATTTAATGGCCAGGGAGCATTATACCTATATTTAACATGAATAAGATATATAATTAGTTTACTTATTTTTATACAAAAAAATGATTTTAGTGTAAAAAACATTTCACGTTAAAATGATCACCTGCAAACCATCGTTCCTCCTTTCTTTCGTAGACAAGCACCTTCCTTGCAGATAGTGTGTCGTTCTACACAGTTCAAGATTTCCTCATAGTCTTGGTCAATATCCATCTTTGCAAGTTGTCTCATGTTTTTGAGACATGGATGTTGTTGAAAAGTTATGAATGGCTACAATTGAAAAATGAGAAAATTGAGTATTCTAGCTATATAATGATCTTTTAGTAGTTTCGAACATATAATATTTTGATACATATGTACAACACATTGTAAACATGCCTATATATTTCGTTGATGTGGATCTTGTCTAggattccatgcatgaacaatTGAATGAAAAAAGCGTTCAACACTTTTTCGTTCCTCTTCATTTGACCAGTCAATGGTGTCCATATTGGGCACTCCATTTATCCATATGAACCTGTGCGCATGTGGGGACCCCCTATGTTGCCACTCATATCTGGACCAGTAGTCTTTGATATTCACTcctttttctaaaatttcttttcTGAATATAGAATGCCTTAAATACATGTAATGTGCCACTATATGAGGGTAGTTAATAACATTTTGTTTTCGCCAAC encodes:
- the LOC131065369 gene encoding uncharacterized protein LOC131065369, with translation MIERDIGAQETCHMLLELPLVESNRKSVNLNVSHEVFKPVTITDEESNKEQANSFIAGYRTRPFCMEGVSLIDAARSWIYNPKRRRDNKWEPRQRAAIVRGISIILVGDLGQLPPVNDRPAYDSNRREKLLWGEFKTVVTLDKIFRQNGENFEQRRFCQLLTNLRDANPQIEDWKLLMTRIPANMDAANNVDFDNTVHLFSTNDNVHNHNKKMLHLLKQPIARSVATKAGSVNIVEDCSSGELELELLISKNSRVMLTSNLWIQVGLVNGALGYIQKIVYKPRSAPLEPPTYVMVEFDNYSGLPFEDHHPSTIPVTPIQKGRTLQLPLRLAWALTIHKSQGLTLPKETIDTGPRERTWLTFVAISCVKSLESLRIMPPFTYDRYEKMKNGRQLAKCKVEE